The region GGTCGCCGCGGTCGCGCCGCGGGGCCCGCTCGGCCGAGGGCGCGGCGTCGCGCTCGCGCTTGGCGTTGATGCCGCCGACCACGTCACCCTTGTAGATCCACACCTTCACGCCGATCCGGCCGAACGTGGTGCGGGCCTCGAAGAAGCCGTAGTCGATGTCGGCGCGAAGCGTGTGCAGCGGCACGCGGCCGTCGCGGTAGTGCTCCGAACGGGACATCTCGGCGCCGCCCAGGCGGCCACCGCACTGCACGCGGATGCCCTTCACCTGCGGCGAGCGCATGGCCGACTGGATGGCCTTGCGCATCGCACGGCGGAACGCCACGCGGTTGGACAGCTGCTCCGCCACGCCCTGCGCGACGAGCTGCGCGTCCGACTCGGGGCTCTTCACCTCGAGGATGTTGAGCTGCACCTGCTTCTTGGTGAGCTTCTCCAGCTCACCGCGGATGCGGTCGGCCTCCGCGCCGCGACGGCCGATGACGATGCCCGGCCGGGCGGTGTGGATGTCGACGCGAACCCGGTCGCGGGTCCGCTCGATCTCCACCTTGGAGATGCCGGCCCGCTCCATGCCCTTCGAGAGCAGCTTGCGGATCTTGACATCCTCGGCCACGTACTCGGCGTACTGCTTGTCGGCGTACCAGCGGGACTTCCAGTCGGTGGTGATCCCGAGTCGGAAGCCGTGTGGGTTGATCTTCTGGCCCACTACCGAGCCCCCTTCCTGGAGTCTGCGCCGGCCTTCGCGCTGGTCTTCTTGGGACGGCTCTCCACCTCGACGGTGATGTGGCTCGTCCGCTTGCGGATCCGGTACGCACGGCCCTGTGCCCGGGGGCGGAACCGCTTGAGGGTCGGACCCTCGTCCACGTAGACCTTCGACACCCACAGGGTGTCGGGGTCCAGGGACAGGTTGTTCTCGGCGTTGGCCACGGCGCTCGCGAGCACCTTGCGGACCGGCTCACTTGCCGCCTGAGGCGCGAACTGGAGCACGGCCAAGGCTTCGCTGGCGCTACGGCCCCTGATGAGCTCGACGACGCGGCGCACCTTCATCGGCGTGTCGCGGACGTAGCGAGCCCGAGCCACGGCGCGCGGGAACTCCGGCGCTTCGGCTTCGTTACGGGCGTTCATCGCTGCTTCCCCTTGCTCTTCCTCTAGTTCGTCGCCCTAGCGGCGGCGCGACTTCCGGTCGTCCTTGATGTGGCCCTTGAACGTGCGGGTCGGCGCGAACTCGCCGAGCTTGTGCCCGACCATCGCCTCCGTCACGAACACCGGCACGTGCTTGCGGCCGTCGTGCACCGCGATCGTGTGGCCCAGCATGTCGGGGATGATCGTCGACCGGCGGGACCAGGTCTTGATCACGGTCTTCTTGCCCGACTCGTTGAGCACGTCCACCTTCTTGAGCAGGTGGTCGTCCACGAAGGGGCCCTTCTTAAGGCTCCGAGGCATCCTTCACTCCCTCCCTGCTCAGCGCTTCTTACCGGTGCGACGACGCCGGACGATGAGCTTGTCGCTTGGCTTCTTGCGGCGGCGAGTACGGCCTTCCGGCTTACCTGCCGGGTTCACCGGGTGGCGACCACCGGAGGTCTTGCCCTCACCACCACCGTGCGGGTGGTCGACCGGGTTCATGGCCACACCGCGGACGGTGGGCTTGCGGCCCTTCCAGCGCATCCGGCCGGCCTTGCCCCAGTTGATGTTCTGGTGCTCGGCGTTGCCGACCTCGCCGACCGTGGCGCGGCAGCGCACGTCCACGTTGCGGATCTCGCCCGAGGGCATCCGCAGCTGGGCGTACGGGCCGTCCTTGGCCACGAGCTGCACGCTGGCGCCGGCCGACCGCGCGATCTTCGCGCCGCCGCCGGGGCGGAGCTCGATCGCGTGGATCACCGTGCCGACCGGGATGTTGCGCAGCGGCAGGTTGTTGCCCGGCTTGATGTCGGCCTTGGGGCCGTTCTCGATCCGGTCACCCTGCTGGAGCTTGGCCGGGGCGATGATGTAGCGCTTCTCGCCGTCGACGTAGTGCAGCAGCGCGATGCGGGCGGTCCGGTTGGGGTCGTACTCGATGTGAGCGACCTTGGCCGGGATGCCGTCCTTGTCCGTGCGGCGGAAGTCGATCAGGCGGTAGGCCCGCTTGTGGCCGCCACCCTTGTGCCGCGTCGTGATCTTGCCCGACGCGTTGCGGCCACCACGGCCGTGCAGCGGGCGGACCAGCGACTTCTCCGGCGTCGTCCGAGTGATCTCGGCGAAGTCGGAGACGCTCGCACCGCGACGACCGGGGGTCGTCGGCTTGTACTTGCGAATGCCCATCTCTACGCAGTCCTCGTCGTCATCAGGCGGCCGGGCCGCCGAAGATCTCGATCGGCTTGCTCTCGGCGGACAGCGTCACGATGGCGCGCTTGGTGTCCTTGCGCTTGCCGAAGCCCGTCCGGGTGCGCTTGCGCTTGCCCTGGCGGTTGATCGTGTTGACGCTGACGACCTTGACGCCGAAGACCTTCTCCACGGCAATCTTGATCTGGGTCTTGTTCGAGCCGGGGGCCACCACGAAGGTGTACTTGTTCTCCTCCAGGAGCCCGTAGGACTTCTCGGAGATGACCGGCGCGAGCAGGATGTCCCTGTGGTCGGGGATCACTTCTCGTCCTCCACTTCGGACGAACCGGCGACCGCCTCGGCCGAGCCCTTGCCCTGCTGGGCCTTGCTCGCCAGGAACACGTCCAGAGCGTCCTTGGTGAACACCACGTCGTCGTTGACGAGCACGTCGTAGGTGTTCAGCTGGTCCGGGGCGATGATGTGCACGTGCGTGAGGTTGCGCAGGCTGACCCACGACACTTCCTCGGTGCGCAGCAGCACGACCAGCACCCGACGGGCCTCGGTCACCGACTCCAGGACCTTGCGGGCGGTCTTCGTCGACGGGGTGTCACCCGAGACGAAGCCGCTCACCACGTGGACCTGGCCGGCGCGCGCCCGGTCGGAGAGGGCACCGCGCAGGGCGGCGGCCTTCATCTTCTTGGGGGTGCGCTGGCTGTAGTCGCGCGGCTGGGGGCCGTGCACGACGCCACCACCGGCGAACTGGGGCGCGCGGGTCGAACCCTGGCGGGCCCGGCCGGTGCCCTTCTGCCGATACGGCTTCTTGCCACCGCCGGACACCTCGCCGCGGGTCTTCGTGGAGTGCGTGCCCTGGCGGGCCGCGGCCAACTGGGCCACGACGACCTGGTGCAGCAGGGCCACGTTCGCCTGCGCGTCGAAGACGGACGGGGGCAGCTCGACGTTGCCGTCGGTCTTGCCGTCCGGGGTGCGGACCTCAACGGACGTCATGATCAGGCACCACCCTTCGCAGCGGTCTTGACGAACACGGTGCCGCCCTTGGGACCGGGCACCGCGCCCTTGATGAGCAGCAGGCCCGACTCGACGTCGACCCGGTGCACCTTCAAGTTCTGGGTGGTCACGCGCACGTGGCCCATGCGGCCCGCCATGCGCAGGCCCTTGAACACGCGGCCGGGCGTGGCGCAGCCACCGATGGAGCCGGGCGAGCGGTGCTTGCGCTGCGTGCCGTGGCTCGCGCCCAGGCCGTGGAAGCCGTGCCGCTTCATGACACCAGCGGTGCCCTTGCCCTTGCTCGTGCCGACCACGTCGACCACCACGCCGGCCTCGAAGACCTCGGCGGTGATTTCCTGGCCGACCTGGTACTCGGACGCGTCCGTGGTGCGCAGCTCCGCCAACTGCCGGCGGGGCGTGACGCCCGCCTTGGCGTAGTGGCCCGCGACGGGCTTCTTGACCTTGCGCGGGTCGATCGCGCCGAAGGCCAACTGCACGGCCGAGTAGCCGTCGTTCTCCTGGGTCCGGATCTGGGTGACCACGTTCGGCTCTGCCTTGACGACGGTGACCGGCACGATCCGGTTGTTCTCGTCGAAGACCTGAGTCATTCCGAGCTTGGTGCCCAGGAGGCCCTTAACCTGCCTGTCAGACATTGGTCTCGTTACTCTCCGCGTCCAACGCTTACTGGATGTTGACGTCGACGCTCGCCGGCAGGTCGATGCGCATGAGCGCGTCCACCGTCTTCGGCGTCGGGTCGAGGATGTCGATCAGACGCTTGTGCGTGCGCATCTCGAAGTGCTCGCGCGAGTCCTTGTACTTGTGCGGCGAGCGGATGACGCAGTAGACGTTCTTCTCAGTGGGCAGCGGCACAGGCCCGACGACCCGAGCGCCGGTGCGCGTCACGGTCTCGACGATCTTGCGCGCAGACGCGTCGATCGCCTCGTGGTCGTAGGCCTTGAGCCGGATGCGGATCTTCTGTCCCGCCATGATGGCTTGCCGTTCCTCTGCTTCTCGATACCGCTGCGGTGCGGGCAACCGGAATGAGGCCGCGAAGCCTCCGGCGCGTACCGCCCCCTATTCAGGACTGACACCTCAGCGGTGTCACGGTGCCCGGTCCACGCGGTCGGGCGTGTCGCGCCCTTGGCCACAGACCGGTCCCACTGATGAAACCTTGTGGGATTTGTCGTGCTGTTCGATCCCCTCGTGACGGAGCGGCCGGGTTCCGATGGAACCGGCCGCCCCGTGACGAGCAACCCGTCAATGGTCGCACACCGGGGTGCGCAGACCAAATCGGGGGTCGAGAAACTAGAGCGAGGTCACTTGAGGATCTTGGTGACCGAGCCCGCGCCGACCGTGCGGCCACCCTCGCGGATGGCGAACCGCAGGCCCTCGTCCATGGCGATCGGCTGGATCAGCTTCACGGCCATGGTCGTGGTGTCGCCCGGCATGACCATCTCGGTGCCCTCGGGGAGGGTCACGACGCCGGTCACGTCGGTGGTGCGGAAGTAGAACTGCGGGCGGTAGTTGTTGAAGAACGGCGTGTGGCGGCCGCCCTCGTCCTTCGACAGGATGTAGACCTGCGCGTCGAACTCGGTGTGCGGGGTCGTGGTGCCCGGCTTCACGATGACCATGCCGCGCTCCACCTCCTCGCGCTTCACGCCACGCAGCAGCAGGGCGGCGTTGTCGCCGGCCTGGCCCTCGTCGAGGAACTTCTTGAACATCTCGATCGAGGTGACCGTGGTCTTCTTCGAGGTCTCCTTGATGCCGACGATCTCGACCTCTTCGTTGACCTTGACGATGCCGCGCTCGATACGACCGGTGACCACGGTGCCGCGGCCGGTGATCGTGAACACGTCCTCGACCGGCATCAGGAACGGCCGGTCGACCTCGCGCTCGGGCTCCGGGATGTTCTCGTCCACGGCGGCCATCAGGCCGAGGAGCGCCTTGCCCCACTCGGCGTCGCCCTCGAGCGCCTTCAGCGCCGAGACGCGCACGACCGGCAGGTCGTCGCCCGGGAACTCGTACTCGGAGAGCAGCTCGCGGACCTCGAGCTCGACGAGCTCCAGGATCTCCTCGTCGTCCACCATGTCGGCCTTGTTCAGGGCCACCACGATGTAGGGCACGCCGACCTGGCGGGCCAGGAGCACGTGCTCCTTGGTCTGCGGCATCGGGCCGTCGGTCGCCGCGACCACCAGGATGGCGCCGTCCATCTGCGCCGCACCGGTGATCATGTTCTTGATGTAGTCGGCGTGACCGGGGCAGTCGACGTGCGCGTAGTGCCGGTTCGCGGTCTGGTACTCGATGTGCGCGATCGAGATCGTGATACCGCGCTGCTTCTCCTCCGGCGCCTTGTCGATCTGGTCGAACGGCGTGAAGGGGTTCAGGTCCGGGAACTCGTCGTGCAGGACCTTGGAGATCGCTGCGGTCAGCGTCGTCTTGCCATGGTCGATGTGACCGATGGTGCCGATGTTGACGTGCGGCTTCGTCCGCTCGAACTTCGCCTTCGCCACTGGATTGTCCTCCTGGACTTCTATTGCTTAGCCCGACGGGTGAGTTGCCACCCGCCGGGCGTCACGTCAAGGGTTGTGCGGACCCCAGGGACGAGACCCCGGAGAGCCCGCGTGGTGCTGCGGTGCTCCGGTTGGGGTTACTCGCCCGTCGCCTTCGCGATGATCTCCTTGGCGACGTTCGCGGGAACCTCGGCGTAGGAGTCAAAGGTCATCGAGTAGTTCGCGCGACCCTGGGTCCTGGACCGCAGGTCGCCGACATACCCGAACATCTCCGACAGCGGGACCAGTGCCTTCACGACACGGGCACCGCTGCGCTCCTCCATGGCCTGGATCTGGCCACGGCGGGAGTTCAGGTCGCCGATCACGTCGCCCATGTAGTCCTCGGGCGTGGTGACCTCGACGGCCATCAGCGGTTCGAGGATCGCCGGGCTCGCCTGGCGGGCGGCCTCCTTGAGCGCCATGGAACCGGCGATCTTGAAGGCCATTTCCGACGAGTCGACCTCGTGGTAGGCGCCGTCGAGCAGCGTCAGCTTCACGCCCACCAGCGGGTAGCCGGCCAGCACGCCGTACTGCATGGCGTCCTGCGCGCCCGCGTCGACCGA is a window of Saccharothrix espanaensis DSM 44229 DNA encoding:
- the rpsC gene encoding 30S ribosomal protein S3, which translates into the protein MGQKINPHGFRLGITTDWKSRWYADKQYAEYVAEDVKIRKLLSKGMERAGISKVEIERTRDRVRVDIHTARPGIVIGRRGAEADRIRGELEKLTKKQVQLNILEVKSPESDAQLVAQGVAEQLSNRVAFRRAMRKAIQSAMRSPQVKGIRVQCGGRLGGAEMSRSEHYRDGRVPLHTLRADIDYGFFEARTTFGRIGVKVWIYKGDVVGGINAKRERDAAPSAERAPRRDRGDRPNRARRSGASGTTATSTEAGRAAAEATDAPVATEEKTEG
- the rplV gene encoding 50S ribosomal protein L22, with translation MNARNEAEAPEFPRAVARARYVRDTPMKVRRVVELIRGRSASEALAVLQFAPQAASEPVRKVLASAVANAENNLSLDPDTLWVSKVYVDEGPTLKRFRPRAQGRAYRIRKRTSHITVEVESRPKKTSAKAGADSRKGAR
- the rpsS gene encoding 30S ribosomal protein S19, which translates into the protein MPRSLKKGPFVDDHLLKKVDVLNESGKKTVIKTWSRRSTIIPDMLGHTIAVHDGRKHVPVFVTEAMVGHKLGEFAPTRTFKGHIKDDRKSRRR
- the rplB gene encoding 50S ribosomal protein L2, with amino-acid sequence MGIRKYKPTTPGRRGASVSDFAEITRTTPEKSLVRPLHGRGGRNASGKITTRHKGGGHKRAYRLIDFRRTDKDGIPAKVAHIEYDPNRTARIALLHYVDGEKRYIIAPAKLQQGDRIENGPKADIKPGNNLPLRNIPVGTVIHAIELRPGGGAKIARSAGASVQLVAKDGPYAQLRMPSGEIRNVDVRCRATVGEVGNAEHQNINWGKAGRMRWKGRKPTVRGVAMNPVDHPHGGGEGKTSGGRHPVNPAGKPEGRTRRRKKPSDKLIVRRRRTGKKR
- the rplW gene encoding 50S ribosomal protein L23, which translates into the protein MIPDHRDILLAPVISEKSYGLLEENKYTFVVAPGSNKTQIKIAVEKVFGVKVVSVNTINRQGKRKRTRTGFGKRKDTKRAIVTLSAESKPIEIFGGPAA
- the rplD gene encoding 50S ribosomal protein L4 — its product is MTSVEVRTPDGKTDGNVELPPSVFDAQANVALLHQVVVAQLAAARQGTHSTKTRGEVSGGGKKPYRQKGTGRARQGSTRAPQFAGGGVVHGPQPRDYSQRTPKKMKAAALRGALSDRARAGQVHVVSGFVSGDTPSTKTARKVLESVTEARRVLVVLLRTEEVSWVSLRNLTHVHIIAPDQLNTYDVLVNDDVVFTKDALDVFLASKAQQGKGSAEAVAGSSEVEDEK
- the rplC gene encoding 50S ribosomal protein L3 is translated as MSDRQVKGLLGTKLGMTQVFDENNRIVPVTVVKAEPNVVTQIRTQENDGYSAVQLAFGAIDPRKVKKPVAGHYAKAGVTPRRQLAELRTTDASEYQVGQEITAEVFEAGVVVDVVGTSKGKGTAGVMKRHGFHGLGASHGTQRKHRSPGSIGGCATPGRVFKGLRMAGRMGHVRVTTQNLKVHRVDVESGLLLIKGAVPGPKGGTVFVKTAAKGGA
- the rpsJ gene encoding 30S ribosomal protein S10 — encoded protein: MAGQKIRIRLKAYDHEAIDASARKIVETVTRTGARVVGPVPLPTEKNVYCVIRSPHKYKDSREHFEMRTHKRLIDILDPTPKTVDALMRIDLPASVDVNIQ
- the tuf gene encoding elongation factor Tu; the encoded protein is MAKAKFERTKPHVNIGTIGHIDHGKTTLTAAISKVLHDEFPDLNPFTPFDQIDKAPEEKQRGITISIAHIEYQTANRHYAHVDCPGHADYIKNMITGAAQMDGAILVVAATDGPMPQTKEHVLLARQVGVPYIVVALNKADMVDDEEILELVELEVRELLSEYEFPGDDLPVVRVSALKALEGDAEWGKALLGLMAAVDENIPEPEREVDRPFLMPVEDVFTITGRGTVVTGRIERGIVKVNEEVEIVGIKETSKKTTVTSIEMFKKFLDEGQAGDNAALLLRGVKREEVERGMVIVKPGTTTPHTEFDAQVYILSKDEGGRHTPFFNNYRPQFYFRTTDVTGVVTLPEGTEMVMPGDTTTMAVKLIQPIAMDEGLRFAIREGGRTVGAGSVTKILK